Proteins from a single region of Trichoderma asperellum chromosome 3, complete sequence:
- the CYS12 gene encoding Cysteine synthase 2 (TransMembrane:1 (o12-29i)), with translation MSLSDHPKAYGTAAIAVAFAAGIVATLGFKELYPELESRYQHNRFQRKRSNARSTDPRRSSFFWMAPVQLEDHEPTPSSSRAPAIASNGIEGCIGNTPLIEIPSLSQATGRTILAKAEFLNGAGNSPKDRVALNIILEAEKRGLLTPHQGDTIYEGTVGSTGISLATLARAKGYKAHICMPDDQAFEKSDLLIHLGATVERVAVAPITSPDHFVNLARRRATEHTQSSTDGSKGFFANQFETESNWQAHAVSTGPEIYQQTDGNLDAFVAGAGTGGTISGVARYLKLDAKMSNLKVVLADPQGSGLYNKIKHGVMYSSTEKEGTRRRQQVDTMVEGIGINRVTNNFEIGRDLLDDAVKVTDDQACRMARWLVENDGIFVGSSSSVNCVAAVVTAMRLPPGSRVVTLLCDSGTRHLSKFWKNIKEMGLEEEEATDLFTELGISE, from the coding sequence ATGTCATTGAGCGACCATCCCAAGGCATATGGCACCGCAGCCATTGCCGTTGCCTTTGCGGCCGGCATCGTCGCTACCCTGGGTTTTAAAGAGCTGTATCCCGAGCTTGAATCCCGATATCAGCACAACCGATTCCAACGCAAACGCAGCAATGCGCGGTCAACAGATCCTCGGCGAAGCAGTTTCTTCTGGATGGCGCCAGTGCAGCTTGAAGACCATGAGCCGACGCCGTCATCATCTCGTGCCCCAGCGATTGCATCAAACGGCATCGAAGGATGTATCGGCAACACCCCCCTCATAGAGATACCATCTCTCTCCCAAGCCACCGGCCGGACCATCCTCGCAAAGGCCGAGTTTCTCAACGGTGCGGGAAATAGCCCCAAGGACCGAGTAGCTCTCAACATCATTTTGGAGGCTGAGAAACGGGGACTCTTAACGCCTCACCAGGGCGACACCATCTATGAGGGAACAGTGGGCAGCACGGGCATTTCTCTCGCTACTCTGGCGCGCGCAAAGGGATACAAGGCCCATATCTGCATGCCTGATGATCAGGCCTTTGAAAAGTCGGATCTTTTGATTCACCTCGGCGCAACGGTTGAGAGAGTTGCCGTTGCTCCCATCACCAGCCCCGATCACTTTGTCAACTTGGCCCGGAGGCGCGCCACGGAGCACACGCAGTCATCTACAGACGGCAGCAAGGGCTTCTTTGCGAATCAGTTCGAAACCGAATCCAACTGGCAAGCCCATGCTGTCAGCACAGGCCCGGAAATCTATCAACAGACAGATGGCAACCTTGACGCATTCGTTGCTGGCGCTGGAACTGGTGGCACGATATCTGGGGTGGCGAGGTACCTGAAACTGGATGCAAAGATGAGCAATCTCAAGGTTGTCCTGGCGGATCCCCAGGGAAGCGGGTTGTACAACAAGATTAAGCACGGAGTCATGTATTCGTCTACTGAAAAGGAGGGCACCCGGCGAAGACAGCAAGTCGACACAATGGTGGAAGGAATTGGTATTAATCGTGTGACGAACAACTTTGAAATCGGCAGAGATTTGCTCGACGATGCGGTCAAGGTGACGGATGATCAAGCTTGCCGCATGGCTAGGTGGCTTGTGGAAAATGACGGCATCTTTGtggggagcagcagctctgttAACTGTGTTGCCGCTGTTGTCACTGCGATGAGACTGCCCCCTGGGAGTAGAGTCGTCACTTTGTTGTGTGATTCTGGCACTCGGCATTTGAGCAAGTTTTGGAAGAATATCAAAGAAATGGGCctagaggaagaagaggccacGGATCTCTTTACTGAGCTGGGGATATcagaatga
- a CDS encoding uncharacterized protein (EggNog:ENOG41~BUSCO:EOG092D22H1): MDSPIVAHLFRQLFRHRPRGCQGLRNGLASRHRQPTRGLVTRASIDRGMKTNESRWQQRTHILPEDRREEFAEYPYISLQELKTRTERPRKVKMLLRDFIDDSLYNPSYGYFSKEAVIFSPGEPFDFNSMRDELEFQADLGRRYTEFEDLLDEKEGESATRQLWHTPTELFRPFYGEAIARYLVSNYRLTTYPYDDLLIFEMGAGRGTLMLNILDYIRAADPQVYARTKFNIIEISSSLAALQNRHLLSTAESRGHADKVEIINKSIFEWDQYVPSPCFFLAMEVFDNFSHDGIRYDVTTEEPLQGHVLIDGDGDFYEFYVHELDPLAARFFRVRHAATGGNYPKPYPSNPVLRYMSTKMPFAANLSQAEFIPTRLMQFFDVLEKFFPAHRLLTSDFDSLPQAIKGLNAPVVQTRFQRKMVPVTTPLVHQGYFDILFPTDFNITEAIYRAITGKLTRVMSHGDFMRRWAYVEDTETRSGENPLLSHYRNASVMVTV; the protein is encoded by the exons ATGGATTCTCCCATTGTGGCTCACCTCTTTCGCCAGTTGTTTCGACATCGTCCGCGCGGATGTCAGGGTTTGCGCAATGGCCTCGCCAGCAGACATAGACAGCCAACTCGCGGGCTCGTGACAAGAGCCTCGATAGATCGGGGCATGAAGACGAACGAGAGTCGCTGGCAGCAACGAACGCACATCTTGCCAGAGGATCGAAGAGAAGAGTTTGCAGAGTACCCCTACATCTCGCTGCAGGAATTGAAGACGAGAACTGAGCGGCCTCGGAAGGTGAAGATGCTTCTTCGCGACTTTATAGACG ATAGTCTCTACAACCCTTCCTACGGATATTTCTCCAAGGAGGCCGTCATCTTCAGCCCAGGGGAGCCTTTCGACTTCAATTCCATGCGCGACGAGCTAGAATTCCAAGCCGACCTCGGCAGGCGGTACACCGAATTCGAAGACCTGCTCGACGAGAAAGAGGGCGAAAGCGCGACAAGACAGCTCTGGCACACCCCCACAGAGCTCTTCAGGCCGTTCTACGGCGAGGCCATTGCCCGCTATCTCGTCTCCAACTACCGCCTCACCACGTATCCGTACGACGACCTGCTCATCTTCGAAATGGGCGCCGGCCGCGGCACACTCATGCTCAACATCCTCGACTACATCCGCGCGGCTGACCCGCAGGTCTACGCCCGCACCAAGTTCAACATCATCGaaatctcctcctcccttgCGGCACTCCAAAACCGCCATCTCCTCTCCACTGCCGAATCTCGCGGTCACGCAGACAAGGTCGAGATCATCAACAAGTCCATCTTCGAATGGGACCAATATGTCCCCTCGCCgtgcttcttcctcgccatgGAGGTCTTTGACAACTTCTCCCATGATGGCATCAGATATGACGTTACGACGGAGGAGCCACTCCAGGGCCACGTGCTCatcgacggcgacggcgacttTTATGAATTCTACGTCCATGAGCTGGACCCCCTGGCTGCCAGATTCTTCCGTGTGCGCCATGCCGCCACGGGAGGCAACTATCCCAAGCCCTATCCTTCAAACCCTGTTCTTCGGTACATGTCCACCAAGATGCCCTTCGCCGCCAATCTGTCACAGGCCGAGTTCATCCCAACCAGGCTGATGCAATTCTTCGACGTCCTGGAAAAGTTCTTCCCCGCCCACCGCCTCCTCACCTCTGACTTCGACTCTCTCCCCCAGGCCATCAAGGGTCTCAACGCCCCCGTCGTGCAGACGCGGTTCCAGCGAAAAATGGTGCCCGTCACGACTCCTCTT GTTCACCAGGGCTACTTTGACATTCTCTTCCCCACAGACTTCAACATCACTGAAGCCATTTACCGCGCCATCACCGGGAAGCTCACCCGCGTCATGTCCCACGGAGACTTCATGCGCCGATGGGCCTATGTCGAGGATACGGAGACACGAAGCGGAGAGAATCCTCTCCTGTCGCATTATAGAAATGCTAGTGTCATGGTTACTGTGTAA